A region of the Arctopsyche grandis isolate Sample6627 chromosome 10, ASM5162203v2, whole genome shotgun sequence genome:
actactaaattcatatttatctaaagtatttaaatataatcgaatgcttgtaatagacaatttcatggattcggtgtaacatgtatatgtaagataaaggttgataaaatatttcattcccccctgaaaaaatgtaattttgataTTAAGTGGTTTAGGCCTTAGAGTGCATCGATTTagtaaaggttgtggctatttacaggtactatatctgcaaattattggctatttgcaggtagtatatctgcgacagacgcaaagccttctgcgcatgcgcgtgaactgttactgtcagcgtgtttactgttaaaattttgttttaaacctcttaaaatttagttcgaactcgtaaagtgacgtagagtaaaaaatataatccaaattagttaatattattaattgttagaaaattattatcatatacaacgtataaaggtctgttcatacctatccagcacgacccgtatcctgcaggtgtcatgcaagtgcggatagtaatctttggtacattatatggacgtgtTCATACTCCATACGCGCAtccgcatttacgcattcatgcgcgtccatatagaatgtaccaaagaatactatccgcacttgcatgacacctgcaggatacgggtcgtgctggataggtatgaacaggcCTTAATACCTAAATACAAGTGCAGCCGCGatctagctaaatgatataaatctattataataatgtgcgaaatttatttgcctcgtgTAATAATGAacaattgattaaacaagtctagcatacattaaatgtaagaaattataatcggattataagctcacgcgcatgcgcagaattctttgcgcctgtcgcagatacagtacctacaaatagccaataattcgtagatacagtacctgcaaatagccaataattcgcagatatagtacctgcaaatagccaaaacCTTTGGCAAATCGGATTCAAataacgggtttggtgcaaacgatcgaaaagcgccagacagattgaaccacagattaactggatggctgctttaaacgcaattctcgacttcacgaatgaaaaattgcacatcagaagtaacctttcgatgtgcacagatgcaattattaaaattgagttggatctttctggcgagtttttaataatttaataaggcaaaattcggaaccaaagtatcagaagcacagaacgtatacagggtaggtatgtcgggacttcgggtagatttagcttagtgtaagtgcgagcagtgcgcacgcataaggttcacgtgtcgttaatctgtggttcagtctgtctggcgcttttcgatcgtttgcaccgcatcgaaatAACAGCTATTCCGATGTATCAGTTATCAATGATATCGACACACCCACACTCCTCAGTGTAGTTGTAACGTTGGAACCCGAGATGATCTAATAGAGGAGATGTGTCATTTTATCACGACAGTCTCATACTTTgtgatacataatatatataaatagtgtaatttatttaaagatttttgTTATTGTACAAGTTgtaaataaatgtgtttttaataacaGACTACgtcatttattttgaatacaatagcgtgtatttatttttagtacagACGGGTGTTGCGAAATTTGTTTTGCACGGGCAAGGTTATGGCCCACATTGCGTCAATCGACAATCGAGTTGAGTGACGCATCAGCTGTCAGTCGAGAGCTGCGCTTTTGAGGTTAGAGGTTTGTTTTGTTTGGCGGGGGTGTTCCGAAGGGTGTCTCGGGAGCCCTCGGGAGTGCTCGGGAGCCCCACTTCCGGTTTTATGGCTGCTGGAGTTCGCCAACTGGTGTGGGCCTGGCGATTGCGGGGCTGGAAGGCTGTCGCTCAACATGCACCTGCTGCTGCTGCCATCACCGCTATGTAAGACGCTTCATCTATTCTCCTCTCTTTCTATTCGACCACTTTCTAATTGCTTGCGATcacaaaatatccaccaaaCTTGCAAATTACTTACACAATGCTTCGATCAAGTGCGCACACACTGAATAAATATACTACCTTCATTTGCATACTCAATTGTGCTATTAGAGAAATCCatgctaatttatttacattataagggtatcggaaattagggatttgggagtctttttaaactctgatctatcctttagtaaacatattgacaatgttgtagctcgagcgtcgaaggccctcgggttcgtcatccggtcctccaaatgctttacttctataaaatcatacaaaatactatattgtgcatacgtaagaagtattgttgagtttgcatcccaagtttggaacccagagtactctggtgcaagagacagattggagcgcattcagaagagattcttgaggtacatcagtagccgttttggattaacctatacttcctatgaagatgcttgtaggtgtcagcatctacttcctcttgtcaaaagaagggagatagctgacatctcaacaattttgaacatccttaacggctcgatcgactgtcctcaattattgagcagactatcattgcgtgtgccaaatagaatgactagatgtaatgagctcctttacatacctaatactttttctaattatggaagaagctcattcatctggcgtgcaagctccaccgtcaacacactaattttaacaatttctatgtttgacttatttaatattaatgctatacaagctagagtaattattgcaaatttgttttttgatgattaattttattgaaaatttacgatggtgattatgaatttttattttgatgtatttattttgtctttttgttttttgttatatattatattatttttattatttcataatttttatcatattattattcttattattttgatatttttattatactgttatttctattttctttctttttgttttctttaactatcttactctattatcatttttgtttcttattttaaatgtttgagcttttctttttttttacctatatgtgaaaattattaatggtttacttatcataattgtatttttttactatcaatctatgtaacttaataaactgtaaattttccaaataaataaataaataaattattgatacCGTGTCCCAACGGGGCTGAAATAGCATATAAtcgaaataaaacaatatgcagatgaaatttaataaattaaccttcatgaacaatatttttttaactgccATATTTAAATAACCATATATTTGACATATTGAAGCAGAGgaatgtaataagaatagaatacataattgttgtcaattttacgcagtacatctctataaatacgctacatcgcacggaatacaatcggatcaatttacttataaaaatgtatcccatgttgtttattgtgtgtttttgaatgtattgtgcaatttttaccgatgctgcccatcttgcgagtaatataaacaaacagagaagtttttatcggacatacgtcgagcaccaagcgtcaaatataTCTGATgcttaaattatttagatctgtccgtggacagaatgtcacttgacaacaaaagaacacctaaagccacttctattaatattaaatttctctGTATTGAAGTATCTACATGTCACTTTGTAAAATTGGAAGCAAAAATGTACACTAATTATCTAATTAAACAGCAATAAAAgtatattcttatttattatcctaagattttattgttttgtttttatattgaactaaaattaatGCCTTAAAAATTCTCATGTCCATTAGGCcaaatattaaacatacaaaTATTGGACATACATACGTCCAAATACTAAAGAGTTATCAAAAAGATTAAATCACTGTAGCTTCACATCAATATCGCtttgattgaaattgaaattgaaacacTAGTCTTACATTACTGGTGGTTTATTTCGTAATAATCGTTATCACTCTATATCCCCGCCCTTCACTGATGCACTGCgtgaatcaaaaattaaaaatatccatGTCaattcattgtacatatattctcgTTTTTAGCACTTGCGTTTGCAGTTATGGAATAATTCGTACTAAACGCAACCTAAATAGAATAATTGCCAACAATGCTTTGGAGACGGAACGAAGCGGCAGACCTGAATATTTATACGTAAGAGATCCTGCTTATGAAGAACGTATAAGACAACATTTACAAGATGAAGATGCGTGGTCTTTTgtaagtcaatttttttttaattaatatttttttcacatataagctgttataattgaaagtagaagtccaattttcagttccaaaaacactatttcccgttgacttaattcacaaattgttatcacttcatATAATTCGATATGTCGAAAAAGCaggataaacgtattacaggctaccagtatttttgaatattgttaaacgcaaaacattatattcaatgttttgcgaaatatttctcaaaatgaagaaaagtggatttatgccactttcaaatataacggtttatatgtatgtatatattttctatatagaAATGTTAAACTTAGGGGCCGAGCGTTGGACGTTGGATTAGTAGATTCCGACGTACACTTTGGCGACGCCTGCTGCATATTAGTCGCAACGGAGATCCTTCCGATAGAAAAAAAGCTTTACATCATTTATCATCCCTGAAACATCTCAAaggtataattatataaattttatcgttcatatgtacataaaaagtattatacatacaataataataatctttttatctcatttCATGGTTGCTATCTTGATTATTAATCTGTTCGACAGTTGATGGTGAGTGTTTTCATATTCAatttacattcatatgttcttatttatgtacatatttttatatgaatgtaatattttttaacagaATGGGATTGGGTTTGGCTGAGTCAACGGCTAGATGCTCATGCTGTAGTATGGTTAGCGCGTCATGGAGGTCGTTGTGCAAAACGCTTAGCTGGAGGAACCCCTCCGTTACCACAATTCACACAATCTATTTCATTAATATCCACTCTTGCTAACCTATCGTCGAGCTTTGCACAACCATGTTCGTGTCTGAAAAACTTCTTGCAAGAGCAAATTGACAATCATCaggttcatataaaaatatgatatataaatgaatgcGGTGGCCCTTATGGCattgatgaagactcgaaaaatgaactcgcATTAAGATTAACTCTTTGcctgcggcaataaatatagcgaacaagccctgtacgcggcaccttttccgggaatttggcaatcgagttttctaccttaaatacagattttaatatttactcaagtaaccagatatgttaattaacacataaagtattattttaaacaataaaacgcacaatatatctcgtagttttgtcttaattgtcaaataatcattcttcatacaatttggcaatcgagttttcgaccttaaatacagattttaatatttactcaagtaaccagatatgttaattaacacataaagtattattttaaacaataaaacacacaatatatctcgtagttttgacttaattgcaaaataatcattcttcatacaattgagacgtatcgtctcaattgtatgaagatgtgacgtcacataaacgaggtttcagtatgtttccacaaaaaactaattttgactggtatatgttcattttaagcaaatttaatagatggcattcaactctcagtaatatattcaaccaattttgaaccttaaaacagttgaaataggcgcatataagcatcaaaatcccgtgcaaagtttagaaattctatggaagacagccgcgctacagacttgttgcccaaagcttccatcgaagacggccgcgggcaaacggttaacagTGAGAGTAGACGGATCCGTCGACTCCTACCAAGAATCtcacacatacacgcatactTTTATACACTCCTAATCTTAATGctttggtacgagttcatttttcgagtcttcatcaactcagAGTTTGTGCCGTAAGGTGGACCCAAATGTATGGTAGATATTGATACAGTTATAAAAAGGATTCTATCCTTATAAAGCTCTATTCATGCCAACACGGTACAGACCGGCAACTGTACCATGTTgtaaaaagtattctttggtacattctatatggacatattcatatattctgtaatatgtatgtgatgtAGATGCAACTGCAgcagccgacaaaatctattcatattatacagcagtacatgtcaccgtaacatATCAAGCGAAACCGATTTTCACGTattacgtgacgtcatagtagcgagtgcacgcgtactaacgaaattgaatgaatattttcggaaacgtcatattgtgacaattttAACTCAAGTAATATtgtgccgtatcgtcgcgctttgtaatgtatgtatatgtaaaccgatgttgccttgcactcggctaaAACTGGCCTGAACGTGCGTTGCtatatagtatgaataaaagCAGTCTTATCCATGCACTGctgtgctggatagtatgaatagtatTTTGACAACTGTGACAGTATATTGTCGCTATTATTGtagttttcaatatatttattttaaactttatgTTACAATATGTACTTGAATTACAAAATATGTTAACAATATATTGGCTTGAGTTTAATGCAAGTTGCAATGCTAATAGGACGTACAGCGATTAATGGAACAAGAAACTAGTGGcggaaataaggaacatgatGAAAATGTGgaacttttaaattgtttagaaGTTCTGCTTCATCATTTGAATATGTCGTCACGGTCAAAGAATAAGTAAGTCtgttagatttttattatttttttgttacttatAACTTTTTATGTATTCATGATTATACTTTCTAACTCATTGTTTTAAATCCTAATCCAAAGTTAGttgaatcaaatatttatattatgatatttttcCCGTGTGAAATGTTTTatgttaaaattcaatatttgtatcgaaatcgtaaatatttaccatcgtattttattaaaattcttgtttttgaaatgataattgaccaattgatatttattttacacaacaGATTATCAGAATCTGCCGAGGAAATATTTGCAAAAAGTGGAGGACTTACTTTTATTCAAAAAGCAGCGACTAGTACTGAAAGACCGTTACGTCTTTGTGCTGCTCGTTTAATGCTTAGGCTTTCTCACTATCCCGATTTGTTACCATTAATACATAGATCAGGTATCGTTTCTTTACTCGTATTACAACTTTGGAGTaggttcaaatatttatttccaaatacaagtacatacataataattagattttaatttacgtatcaaaaacaaaaaaaatcaacatactAAATGCATCAATAATTAGCTGTTTGGTTTTGATGTGTTCAGGTCTTATATCGACATTGGCTTCGTGGATAGACGAAACGGAACATAATGATTCTGAAATAAGTTGTATGGCTGCGGGAATTTTAGCTGGTTTAGAAAACGGTACGGTTGAAGAAACTGCTACGAAAGAAATATACGACCCCTCAGTCTATCTTTTACATCCGACATACCGACCAAAGCTTCCGCCTAAAATCGATGTAGTTTTTATTCATGGCCTCTTAGGTATTATACGACTTGTTGACTTCTGTTTACATACGTAtttcattggattttatgtataaatttgatcATCCAAATTCAAAGTAtacttttttcaatgtttttctttttattcaagGTGAACCATTTGTTACATGGCGTCAAAGAGATCAAATTGACGGTGATGTAAATAATTCAGAACAAAATACTAACgaaactaattttaattttaatggttagtataatttatatacataaataaaaataaaatcatgcaatgtatgtatgtaatgtttctTTTGTGATATTAATTACAGAAGACGATAATTTTGAGATAGTGTGGAGAGATATACCAGAATCGGCTGTTAGAAATCCAAATCATGCCCTCTTAGTTCagaagtatttaatttttttattattttaaaattttatttcttatccTATTGtcgtactaaattttataacatGCTTTATAGCAGTGATAAAGTTAATATTAGtcaagaagaaaaaaagaacATTGGAACTAAAACCAAATGCTGGCCTCGTGACTGGTTACCATCTGATTGTCCAAATATTAGGTTGATAGTTTTTGCAAAATCATCTAATTCATCATATGCTTTTTAGCGTTActgatgttttttcttttttagagTATTGGGTGTAAGTTACGAAACAATGATGATGGAATGGTCAAGTGGATGTGGTGATGTTAGTAGCTCCGAAGATAGAGCTCTTCTTCTTGGAAAGGCTTTGCAAAAAGCTGGCGTGGGAACTCGTCCTATAGTTTGGGTAGCACACTCAATGGGCGGCGTACTAGTAAAACATATTCTAGTACATTGTAagtcttatgtacatattgtattaccAGTTGAagctaaaattaatatataagttgttaattaattatttattatcacaGCTCTTGAATCTAAagatgaagaaaataaaaaaattgctaaCAATACAAagggaataatatttttttctactcCACATCATGGTTCACGTGCAGCTCAAGCCCTTATATGGCCTTCTAAAGAAGTTCAAGAACTTCGTAAAGGTGTTGTACAAATTCAATATCAATCTTAATGTACGTTAATAcaagtataaattaaaaataatattattttgatgtaCAGACAGTCGAATGTTGAGTGGCTTACATAGCCGTTGGTTGAAAGGAAAATGGCCATCTATTTGTGTTGGAGAGAGTCGATCTACGCAATTACTCGCATATCCCAGTCTTTCGTTACATTTGGTTCCACCGGAGTCAGCTGATGATAATGTTGGACCTTTATATACTTTGCCACTAGATCATCTTGATATTTGTAAACCGGCTACTAAGTTAGTTTTCTATTCaatggtttatttttaatagaatcATTACTTGATTATTATCTTTCTATAAAAATGCTATTTCTTATAGGTACTCCTTTATTTATCGAATTGTTGTTGAAATGATACAACATTCAAAAGAAGAAAAATGTGGCATGGATAAATGTTCCGAGTGTTTGCAGAATGTCAAAAACACTGAAGAACACTTTATCGATTTTGTAACATTATGGAGTAAGACGAGTTCGGAATTGGAAGCTTTATATGAAAAGTTAAAAAGAATATTCGACAGTATCCGTGAAACTAACACAAATTCAAATAGTATTTTCAAAACTATACATTCAGAatcagataaataaaaataaaatgattttgaaaatgTCAAGTGATATAATTGAGattttatgtaattgttaaaTGTAAGCTGAAAAAAATCATCCAATTACAAtgaacattacaaaaaaaaaaaacataaaaaagtcaTATTGCAATAGATGATggtaaataataatgttatttgtTTTAGTAAAATGAAATCATCACGTTTATTCATATATCTTATACGTAAACATAAGACTTTCCCACTAATATTTAATTCCATGCCTTTCCATATATTATCCATATTATGTATTACACACTTAAACATGTTCCattatatctttaaaatatttatgtgaTTAATGATACGAGTCAGAGTTATAGCAACCAAAGTTACCAAAGCTTAGagttattttaaatgtgttaaTAAAGACAATTAAGCTTTGCTTAATTTCaaaagtatttatattatttttaaggacCTACCGTTCTATAATTTGAAGTTTAACATTTTGttatgatatttgaagcataagATATTCTAGAATCTCTATGCTTTgtgctttaaataaaaaaataaaattatgaaacgtatttttattcaataaaataataagtctCACACCTATCCTTAGTTCAGTTTAGGGATATTTGATtcgtatttgtaaatatttaatgaagATATGCAAGTATCTGtccaaatttgaataaatattgatgataaattaatttttaatgtggtttgtaaatgtatacatatacatagatgctgatatctacatacatacatatttatatggttctcggaaaaatgcactaaattgcaatGAGTAGTCgagcagtttcgagaagtcctaattttcaaaggcgctcaaaaaaaggttagcaccctcggataacatacaaatacgcCTTGGTGCATTTTTTGTGGAGtactattgcgttagttctccttgagcatttttgaaattttggatGTCTTGaaagtgcaactatctcgagacATCTATTATATGTTAATAAGCTAAAAATGAATCAAACATTGAGTTTCTTTTAAATACCTGCAGAAAAGCAATTGCACACATTTTCTTATGTAATTTAATCTTAACCCAAAGAAAACGCTATAGTTATTGGTCGCTCGTAAAAAACGATACACTGACGccaaatgattaaaaattaatatattgctaTCAGTTGATATTAAACGAGAGCACTGTCGAGGGCACAAAAGATTCTAATTAATATCAGTGTTTTTCTTAACTTTTCAATTGTATGCCCAACAACTACATATTACCTATATTCTTCTCGGGAAAGTTGAAATGCATCTTTTCATAAGTAAACATTCATTAAATGTATTCATAACCGTAGGAGACCATATTTAAtaagtttttcaaaaaattatagtatgcatattcggtaaacggactactagtcttatttattttattttacatttataccaggaaggccttacaggtaaatcccaatgcgccttcctggccaattacaaatacaaatgcagcatttttattacaagtcgttgaattacgagacactgaaaaactcgcaaattaacgagacatctatgaattgtacataaattttattgtacatcaatcaaacttcaaataatggcgacatagtaggtaggaatgatttttagccaattttttttccgggaaccgtttcaacaatgaaatcagagaaaattggcaaactctgataggaaacgatcaacctggagtcacaaatccaagtctgaccaacagcatactctgaaaaattcattttcattcgaggcccggacccagggatcgaacccggcgccttcttaacgctatgctgctggctatgtgaaccagtcacaagacaaccggtcactctagatcggtcacacgtgatctcccgtcacaccctaaaatcggtcacgagaaaactggttgaccgattttaaggtgtgaccagttttcgcgtgaccagttttagtgtgacgggtgatcacgtgtgaccgatctagagcgaccggttgtcctgtgaccggttcacatttgactagtaatcaccgaaccgcatATTCAGTAGCATTATTATATGCACACCGAGTGAACTATTTTGGCCAAATTTTCAAACGTCAACAAGAGCGCCGACATGAAGTAGGCTTCTTTGTCATTTTATCATTTGTCTTGTTTAAAACTTTCAACTAACTATAATtctatattgttttaaataatgataaacATTTTGCATAAAATACAAAGTCTCAACAACATTATTTCAATCGTATCGATAATTCGTTTTTTAGGTTAAGTGTAGACGGTCTGCTTGTTTATTTTCCCTACGATTACATATATCCCGAGCAATATGCTTATATGCTGGAACTCAAACGGGCCTTGGATGCAAAGgtaatgtacaaatattattattcatttacaGATATTGCGCTTTGATCGCTATcatgataacaataataatacatttatttacatttttgtatagGGTCATTGTCTATTGGAAATGCCTTCAGGAACTGGAAAAACTGTATCTCTCCTGTCTCTGATTGTTGCGTATATGGTACAGAATCCATATCACATAAGGTATTGCACAAATGCAATCATTATCACAATACGCAGTTTGAAAATAATCACGATTAAATTTTGTATCCTTTTAcagaaaattaatatattgttcTCG
Encoded here:
- the LOC143917592 gene encoding protein SERAC1 is translated as MAAGVRQLVWAWRLRGWKAVAQHAPAAAAITAITCVCSYGIIRTKRNLNRIIANNALETERSGRPEYLYVRDPAYEERIRQHLQDEDAWSFGPSVGRWISRFRRTLWRRLLHISRNGDPSDRKKALHHLSSLKHLKEWDWVWLSQRLDAHAVVWLARHGGRCAKRLAGGTPPLPQFTQSISLISTLANLSSSFAQPCSCLKNFLQEQIDNHQDVQRLMEQETSGGNKEHDENVELLNCLEVLLHHLNMSSRSKNKLSESAEEIFAKSGGLTFIQKAATSTERPLRLCAARLMLRLSHYPDLLPLIHRSGLISTLASWIDETEHNDSEISCMAAGILAGLENGTVEETATKEIYDPSVYLLHPTYRPKLPPKIDVVFIHGLLGEPFVTWRQRDQIDGDVNNSEQNTNETNFNFNEDDNFEIVWRDIPESAVRNPNHALLVQNSDKVNISQEEKKNIGTKTKCWPRDWLPSDCPNIRVLGVSYETMMMEWSSGCGDVSSSEDRALLLGKALQKAGVGTRPIVWVAHSMGGVLVKHILVHSLESKDEENKKIANNTKGIIFFSTPHHGSRAAQALIWPSKEVQELRKDSRMLSGLHSRWLKGKWPSICVGESRSTQLLAYPSLSLHLVPPESADDNVGPLYTLPLDHLDICKPATKYSFIYRIVVEMIQHSKEEKCGMDKCSECLQNVKNTEEHFIDFVTLWSKTSSELEALYEKLKRIFDSIRETNTNSNSIFKTIHSESDK